The segment TCGTGGTCCACGCTCCCAAGGTCGACGGGGGCGGTGGCTCGATCGCGGGGCCGGTGTTCTCCCGGATCATGGGCTACGTCCTGGGCCGCTACGGCGTCGAGCCGACCGACGGCACGCCGTCGCGCCTGCCTGTCGAGTGGTGACTCGATACCCTCGGCCGGTGCACGAGCCTGAGAGTGCGACGCGTCCGCAGCAGTCCCGGTCGACCCCTGCGACCGAGCTCGCCGACTGGCTCTCGGCCACGACCGAGGTGGCCGCGCACGGTGACCTCGCCGTCGCCGTCTCCGGCATCTCGCTGAGCACCGCACGGGTGCGACCCGGCGACGTGTACGCCGCGCTCCCGGGCGCGCGCGTCCACGGCGCGGACTTCGCCGCGCAGGCCGTCGCGGCCGGTGCGGTCGTGGTGCTGACCGACGCCGCAGGCCTGGACCGGCTCCCGCCGGGGACGCCCGCCCTCGTGGTGTCCGAGCCGCGCCGCGTGCTCGGGCGCCTCGCCGCGCGGATCTACGGCGACCCCGCCGCCGGCCTGCGCGTCATCGGCGTCACCGGCACCCAGGGCAAGACCACCACCACCCGGGTGCTCGAGCAGGGGCTCACCGAGGCCGGCGTGACCTCGGCGGTCATCGGCACCGTCGGCACCCGGATCGCGGGGGAGGACGTCAAGACCCAGCTCACGACGCCGGAGGCGCCGGACCTGCACGGCCTCTTCGCGGTCATGCGCGAGCGCGGCGTCGACACCTGCGCCATGGAGGTCTCCAGCCACGCGCTCGTGCTCGGTCGGGTCGACGGCGTCGTCTTCGACGTCGCGACCTTCCTCAACCTCGGGCGCGACCACCTCGACTTCCACGCCGACCTCGACGACTACTTCGCCGCCAAGGCCGGTCTCTTCACCCCGGAGCGGGCTCGCGTCGGGCTGACCAACGTCGACGACGAGTTCGGCCGTCGCCTCCTCGACGTCGCCGGCATCCCGATGTCGACGTACTCCTCCCGCGGTGCCGGCGCCGACTGGCGGGCGGTCGACGTCGACCTGACGGCCGGGGGAGCGAGCTTCACGGTCCTCGGCCCCGACGTCGAGCTGCGCACGGAGATCCACGTGCCGGGCGAGTTCAACGTCTCCAACGCGCTGGCCGCCATCGCCTCGGCGGCGCTCGCCGGGCTCGACCCGCGACAGGTGGCCGACGGCATCGCCCGCGTCGGCGGCGTCCCGGGCCGGCTCGAGCAGGTCTCCGTCGGTCAGGACTTCACCGTGGTCGTCGACTACGCGCACAAGCCCGACGCCCTCGAGGCGGTGCTCGCCACCCTGCGGCCGCTGACCGACGGCCAGGTCGTCGTCGTGGTGGGCGCCGGCGGCGACCGCGACACCGTGAAGCGTCCGGTGATGGGAGAGATCGCCGCACGGCTCGCCGACGTCGTGGTGGTCACCGACGACAACCCTCGCACGGAGGACCCTGCGTCGATCCGCGCCGCAGTCCTGGCCGGCGCCCGCGGCCCCGCCGAGGTGGTCGAGGTGGGCGACCGCCGGCTCGCGATCCGTGAGGCCGTACGCCGTGCGCGTCCCGGCGACGTGGTGCTGAT is part of the Nocardioides cavernae genome and harbors:
- a CDS encoding UDP-N-acetylmuramoyl-L-alanyl-D-glutamate--2,6-diaminopimelate ligase, with the protein product MHEPESATRPQQSRSTPATELADWLSATTEVAAHGDLAVAVSGISLSTARVRPGDVYAALPGARVHGADFAAQAVAAGAVVVLTDAAGLDRLPPGTPALVVSEPRRVLGRLAARIYGDPAAGLRVIGVTGTQGKTTTTRVLEQGLTEAGVTSAVIGTVGTRIAGEDVKTQLTTPEAPDLHGLFAVMRERGVDTCAMEVSSHALVLGRVDGVVFDVATFLNLGRDHLDFHADLDDYFAAKAGLFTPERARVGLTNVDDEFGRRLLDVAGIPMSTYSSRGAGADWRAVDVDLTAGGASFTVLGPDVELRTEIHVPGEFNVSNALAAIASAALAGLDPRQVADGIARVGGVPGRLEQVSVGQDFTVVVDYAHKPDALEAVLATLRPLTDGQVVVVVGAGGDRDTVKRPVMGEIAARLADVVVVTDDNPRTEDPASIRAAVLAGARGPAEVVEVGDRRLAIREAVRRARPGDVVLIAGKGHETGQEVGDVVHPFDDRVVAAEEVRALAAGPDGADEPGSDA